Below is a window of Christensenella minuta DNA.
GTCTTTTTGTATATGATCGATTCTTTTGTGCGCTTGCTTTGCGCTTTCTTCTACCGCCGTAATTCTGTGTTCGTGGTCGTCCACCTTGCAATCGAGCTTTTCGACGTCGCTTTTTATGCCAAGTATCGTGTCGAGCTTTGCGTCTACACCGCCCCGCCACTTGCTGTCATTCGCTATTTTTTTGTCCCGTCCGGTCAGCCACCCCGCAAGGCCGACAAAGCACCCGACTGCGGCAATCAGGATTGTGATTTCTATTTGCATCATGCCTTATCCCCCAATCCGTCAATTTCTTCCTGCGTGAGGATTCCTTTGGAAACGAGCAGCGCCGAAAGCGCGTCAAATTTTGCAGCTTTCGCTTTAATCCCATTTATCTCCATTTCATGTATCTGCCACCCGGCCACAGTACGCGAAATCAATTCGTTGCTGTCAAATCCTTCTACTTGCTCATTTCCATCATCATCCGTGCCATACGTTGCCATGCGCCGGTCTATCTCTGCAAGCTGTTCTGCAATAAATCCCGTGTGTACCTTATCTGGATCGTCGCATTCACACAATGATGTAAAGTTGACCACAAGGATTTTTAATAATACTTTTCTGATCTCTTCCAGGTCTGCGGCGTTGATATTCGTCTTCCACCGCTGTGATGATGTAGAGCGGTAAAAATGATGGCCGCTTGCGCTGTCGGAAATATGAGTGTTCGCCGCCGCCGTCGTTGTACGGTTATATGTACCCTGCGATTTCAGCGCACCCGTCGCGTTTATCGTTGGTGCGACAACCTCTCCCGCTGCCGATATATACAGCGGCGTCGCCACAACACTTGTCCCATCGGCATTATATACGTGAAAATATAGATTATTTCCGCTGTCATAGTGAATCCTGAACCGCCTTGACCCGCCCGTAAACCACATAGAACCGTCCGCTACATCTATCCTGAAATTAGGCGCTATGATGTTTCCACTTGCGTCAAGACTTCCATCTAATACTTGTGCTCCGCTATTTTTCAATACATCCGCGGCAAGCGCATACAACACTGCGGCTTTTCCGCCCAGCTTCTCCGCGTCGATCTCCGCAGCGCCGATCTGCCGCGTGATGCCTGTGATGTTGCCGCTCACGATCTGCAACACCGCGATCTCGCCCTCATAGACGCTCCCCGTGCCGTTGATATCCTCCTGTACCAGGGCCGGGAATGTCGGCGTTGCGGAAAAGTCCGTTACCCACCCAACCTGGCCCGGCCCCGTCTCACTCGCTTCCTGCGTTAGGTCAATCCTGCATATGAGGCGCACATATCCGTCTGTAAGCGTTGGCGTGACAGGGATTGTGTCCGCCCCGTTGTTTTCGATCACAGCGCCTTTCAGGATAAAGTGCCCGCCTCCTACAGTGATCGAATTCGATGTAGATGTGACCTCACACCCGCTTCCGATGATCCCATCTCCCATGATCTCCGCAAGAATGCTTCTCCAGTTTTTCGCCGTATTGTTCCGCCTGTCAAAGATCAATCCGTTTAATGCCATACTATTTCCCTCCAAGCCTCATGTTTATTTTTTCATCCAGCATAATCCGCAGTTCTCCACTTTTGTATACCGTTTTGGTTCGTTCGCTGCTTTTACGGATTGCGGAGATGTAACTGTTAAGCACCCGACCTTCCTTCGTTCGGATGGTCAGGTTATCATAAAATTCGTAATCCTTTCCGCATGCAAATTCAATCAAATGCGAATCGCTGTTTTCCGTAAACTTGTTTTTGACTTCCTGCGCCGCGTTTGCCGCCTCGCTCACGCTTAAGACTTCCCACGTACCGTCCACCCGGTTTTCATCAGTATAGGTGTTCGTGATCGTCCCATCCTTGAGCAAATACCAGTCCCGCCGCGCTCCGGTGTCTTCCGCAACCGTCGTGATCTTCCCGATGGCCTCATGCGCAAAAGATTCCTCCAGAATCTCGTAGTCCGACAAATCCAGGAATACCTTGTGCGTCTGCCTGTCCCGGTAATAGATACGCATCACCAGCTTGCCGTTCACCACTGAATAAGATGTGTGGATGTTGTACAGCCGCCGCACCTTGGATAGGTACGACTTTACATTCCACACCCCGTCTTCTACGTCAGGAAGGGCGCTTCCAGCCGTAGACGTAGAGGCGGCCACCGTTAGGTACGGCGTGGCATACACTGCGTCCGGCTGATTCACATAATACTTGTCGATCAGCGACTTGATATATCCCTCGATACTCCCGCTGACCGTTCCGGGCGCGTCCGGGATATCCCGTGAAAAGAGCGTGTCAATATCACTGCACGTGACGCTTAGCGTCTCCCGGTCTTTATCCACCTCCTTCACGACCCCGAAAAATTTCCCGGCAAAGAAAAAGTCCCCCGCTTTTGCGGAAGACCCTGTTCCCTTGACCGTAAATTCCGATACCTCATCGTAAATGGACTGCACCGTCATGTCATAGCTAAGCGCCGTGGCATGATGCTTGAGCTTAAAGGTGTGCCTGTCCCGTATATATGCGATCATCTTCTTACCCCTTGAAATATTCGTGGACGTGTAATGTGTGTATGATTGGCTCCACGTCAAATGTAACCGTTTCCCCGGAATAGGTTGTATTTCCCGCCTGTACGGAAAGGGTTCCTTTCACGCCGTCCGTCTCCACAGTGTTTGTCCCCTGTTTGGTCTCAAATATCCCGGGGGCTTCTATCGACGTTCTCGTCGGCTCCGCAAGCCCGTATTGCACCTTAACGGGCGTTCCCGCCGCCTTCTGCGCGGCAAGCCACGCCTTGATAAGCGCTGCTTTCTCCGCGTCCGAAAAGGATTCGTCCCACTCATCCAGTGCCGCCTTCGCGATAGACAGATAGACCGCACTGGAGGAATTCGCCCCGCGCATAAAATTAGACTGCGGGTTCGTAACGCCCATCTCTTTTATCTGAAAATGGCTCGACATCAGATTCATCATTCCGGCCTTTTTTTCCGGGATAACAATATATGCCGCGATATAGTCCGTTGAGGAAGCTCCCGCGACTGCCCAATTCTCTGTGCCGTTAAATTCCACGAACTCTACGTTCCGCACGGTCCCGCCCGCGTCCGCGTCCACATGATCCTGCGCGGTAATATTCCCGTCCGCATCCCGCAGGGCGCGTAACGGTTGGTCTATTGGGATGCTCACTGCCTTAGAACCGTTGACCGTAATGTCTATTGCGCCGCCGTCTCCCACGCTCTCGATCTCACTCGGATGCTCTGGGGATGGCATATTTTCCCCGGCTTCCTGCACAGAGTTCCCACCGATCCGCGTAACCTTGCCATAGGCCGGAGCCGTGTCTGCCGCCAGTGTCGCCCGCACTTCTTTTCCGACTGGAAGCGTAAAGAAATTAGCCACATTCTCGTTGAGAGATTCCACAAGGTCAGTGCGTGTGTTCCCGCTCACTTTCCACACCCCGTCTGCGTTTGGCCGGGAGGAATAATATATGCGGTCCCCCGCCTCCACCGACACGCCGGACAGGTCAAGCGCCCCAATCAGCTCCCCCGTTGCGTTGTCCTCTGCCTTGAAGTAGATATTTGAACACGGCCCATTGACCGTCAGCTCCATCGCGGCTGGAAAATGCCCCTGCGGGGTAAATACCTGCGCGTCGCCCGCTCCGCTGTCCGAGAACTTAAACGGGAATTTGAACGTGAACCGCATTGGGTTTACCGTGGAATCCGTTTGGAACAGAAACGTAAGCGGGTTCTTTTTGTGATACGGGCTGGTGCCATGAAAAACGACCGGACATTCCAGCGTACCGTACAATGTTTTTTCCGTGCGCTCCAGCCCGTCCAGGCTCACATCCATGTACAGTTCCCGCCCCGGGTAGGGAACATATTTTAGCTGCATGTCTTGCGCTCCCTGTACCCAATCCACAAACTCGTGATAGGTTTGGTACGGCTCTTGTGTTTTGGACCAGAACACAAGCGTGCCGCCTATTTCCGGCTGCTCAAAATCTTTTGAGGATTCAATGAAAAATCCGTATTCCACCTGCGCATATTCCCGGTTTTCCGCAAATCCGAGGCCGGAGGGTTCCCACATAAACTCAATATCTGATTGCAGGGACCGCTCCCGGCCTGTTCCGTCTACAAGATAGAGTTTTCTCAATTCATTAGCCTCCCTACTTTTTTCCGTACCGTATAGACCATTTGGTCCGTCATGCGCCTAATTTCCGCATCTGTCATTTTGCCTTTTACTGTGACTGGCATAGAGATATTTACCTGCATATCTCCCGTTCCGGAATTTCCTAAATTCATGTTAGGCAACGGTTGAGTGACAATCGGATCAACACCTATAAAGGCGTTATTTACCGCTTTGCTGATGAAGGATTCCAGATCATCCGCTGCACCGACGAACTCCGGGCGTTTTTCCGCTATCTGGATAAGTTGTGGCCTGTTGAAATATCCGCCAACATCGTAGGCCCGTATCTTTGCGCCACTCGCTGTTGTTGCCGCCTCAATGGTGACAGACAAGCGGCTTTTTAGGCTATCCATGATTCGATCAGCTTCGCTATAGAGATTCCCGGACACGGTGCGCATTCCGCGTGCCATATCATTGATGATCCCCATGCCCAAATAATAAAAGTTCCCGCCGTCGATGATGCCGCGCATGGATTGGATCGTGTCATCCATTTGATTGACCGTTTCGGCTTGCAGCGCGGTATTATCTGCTACACCTTTGCCGGATGCTGTCTGTGTGTCGGAGCCAAAGGCGTATGAGGCCGCTTCGGCGGGAGACTTTCCGGCGTTTAGCGCCGCAAGATAAGCGTTTACAAACCGTTCCGCAACCTCGCTTCCGCCGCCCTCCATTTCATCTGCAAGCTGCGAGATTAATTTCGCTTGATCCGTCCCAGCTTCTTCCAGATAGGTATATAGGGACTCCGGTATTTTTCCATACAGAGAATCGAGATTCGCAACCATATTCTGCGTAACTTGTGTGTTGTATTCGAGGTTTTCCGCAGCTTTCTTCAGCGATACTTGGTTTGACAGGTCGATCTTGTCGTTCATGTTTGTCGCCGCATCTACACGTTTCTGGTAAAGCTCCGCTTCGCGCCTCACTTCTTCTTCAAGTACCTCCGCGCGTTCCGCGTTATTGGCCTTCCAAAGCTCGAGGTTTGCCGCGTCTTCTTTGTTGAGCTTCTCTCCGTTTTCTTGGCGCTGCATAAACAGACGAGCCTCGTCTTCTGTTATCTGTTTGGTTGCTGCCGACAGTGTCTCAATAGCTTCTGTCTCCCCCTGTGTTGATATGATTAAGGAATCGATATCTATTCCAAGGTCTTGGGCGGCAGCTTTAAATGTTTCCATTTCGTCATCTGCTTTGGCTAACGCATCCCCAGAATCTCTAAGTGTCCTTGCGTAGGATGCTGTGTCATTATCCGCGGTAGAAATAATAGTATTTAATCTTCCTTGCTCTCCATGAAGCTTTCCTGATAGTTCAATGTTTTTTTGCAAATCTGGATGTAGCTTTGCTACCCCTTCTTGTACTTTCCTCGCCGCAATCGCATTGTCTAGCTGCAGATTATTTGTATCAGTTAATAGCTGGTTGTATCGTTCTAAAAATGCTTGCGTTTTCGCCTGTTTCGTGTATGCTTCAATTGCATCATAAATACTTCCAACATTTTCGTTAATTGCTCCTGTTTGGTCATTGATCGTAACAACTGTTTCCCCCAATACAGAGTTTAGCTCATTTGCTTTTTGCTTTAGCAACTCTTTTTGTGCAATAGAAGCACCGTCAGCCTCGTTCATGGTAATAATATCGTTGTTGAGGCTTTCGATCTCTCCCGCAAGCGTGTTTGCCATAGCAGCCTGCGCATCGATTTTTGCCGTTGAATTTTCGAATTCTGCAGCACTTTTGTTTAGGGATTCTATCAATTCTTCCGTATTATCTTTAAGGGCTTGCGCCTCCTCTGATGGTTTGGAAAGTTCGGAAAAAACGCCAATAAGCGTTGTTACTGCCACCCCACAAGACCGATTATTCCCAACGCAGAGTTGAGCGTTGCGCCAAACGATTTTACGCCTGGTTCTGCTGCTTTTGCCCCTGCTCCTATCGCTGGTATTGCAGTGCCGGTGTTTTGCGCGGCGGTCTGCGTATGAGTAAGGCTATTCCCAAATTCGTCCACAAAGCTACTAGTCTTCGTCAGTGTCTTTGGAAGCTCCTCAATAGGTTTTTTAAATTTCTGTACAGCGGAATAAAGCTTCTGAACCGTTGTTATCGCGCCGGAACCGATTTTCATGACCGGGCCCGCTGCGATTGCAATTCCGCCCAAGGTAATGATGAGCTTTTGCGTCCCCTTGTCCAGACTATTAAATCCTTTCAACATCCCGTTTACGGTCTTCAATATCCCTGTCGCCGCCGGGAGCAAATTTTGTCCCAGCATGGCAGCGGCTTCCTTGAACTGCTCCTTTGCCATCCTCGTTTGGTTGGCAACGCTGTCAGACGTTCGCGCAAAATCCCCCTGCGCATTTGTTGTATTGGCGAGTACATAGTTATACCGAAGCTGCACCTGTTCTGCCTGCGTCATACTCTGGATATTCTTTGTGATTCCCTGTTGCATGGCAAACTGCTGTAGGTTTGTTTGCGTCATGACAATGCCGTATTGCTTAAGGGTTTCTGTCTCACCCGTAAACACGCTGTTAAGGGCAATGCGCGCCGTTTCCTGCGAAGTATTGTTAAATGATGCGAGATCAGCGGATAACTGCGTCAGGCTCATTGCCATTTCGAGACCTGTATCGGAAGCAATCCCCATTCCATCAGCCATATTGCCATAGGTAGAAGCCGCAGACATGGCCGTCTCTTTTGCAAGGCCCATTTGCTCAACAGCCGTCCCCGCCCATTCTTTCACAGAATCTGCGCTCTTTCCAAATACAACATCCACCTTCTGCGACGTTTCTTCCAGGTCAGATGCGTATTTAATCGCCGCAAGGCCTCCGGCAACAAGCGGCGCAGTGACCCCAAGCGTAAGCTTGTTTCCAATGGAATTCATTTTTTGCGCTGCCGTCGTCCAGCTATTTTGCATTTTATTTTGGGAATTTTCGCTTGCCTTTTCCGCTTTCTGTAATCCGCTTTGCAGCCCGTCCATATTTGCAGTTATTTCAACAAGCAGGCGCCCAACGATTCCGTTTTGCATATTTCCTCCACGTAAAAAAGACACCCCTTCGAGTGCCTTAAATTGCTGTTTACTTTTGATTTCCGCGTGGTATAATATAAGCAGGGAAAGCGCTAAACGGCGTTGCCCCCTTAAGTGTTTACAACTTCAAGAGGTTGCCTAATTCGCGGTTAGGCAGCCTCAGTGTCTTTTTATCGTAACTACTATCCCGTAAGTAAATACGAGGGCAATCACTACTAAAAGCAATTCAGCCATAGGCATTACCCCCTTTCGCTTGATCGGGGGATTTTGCCGCCTAACATTCTTTCCCTGCTATGCTATTATATCACTCATTTTTCCAAAATAAAACCGCCCATTGCTGATCGGCCTTACTCATAATCCTAACAGTTGTTTCTTCTTTGCCTCAAATTCTTCCTGCGTTATAATTCCATCATCTGCTAATTCTTTAAACTTTCGTATCTCATCGGCAGAAGATAGGCTGTCTGGCGATGAGGCAATCGCAGACTTAAGTTGCGCATATATTTTTTCAGCCGTCAAAATAACAACTTGATACATATCGCTTTTTATTCGTACAGGGTCATCAATGAGGTCAATCCTCATGTGGGCATCTCTTGTACTTTTTAATACGATATCAAGATGCAAATCATTTACTTTTCCACCTTTCCCTAGCCCGGTTGCCAATGCGCCGGGTGCCCCAAGCAGAGCGTTTCCGACCATCATATCATGCAACCCCTGAACTTGGGCATTATTTTCACTTATGGAAACATCTACAACATCATCTAACTTTTCCACGCGAAATATTGGGTTACTCATAATTGGAGTACAATAAAATCGGCGGTCTTTACTAATCAAAAAACATCGTGTAAAAGATTTTTCATCGGTAAATTCCAATCCAAAATCTTCTACAAAATTGACTTTTTTTAAAAAATCATTTTCTGCCTTTTGCATATCTGCCACAGTTTTGATTCTATTACTTTCCATAACGTATTCCTCCCTTTCCCATATAATACCACATACGGCGAAAGGGGGACAACTATCACAATTCATCAATAAATGTAAATTCTGGCTGGTCCGCCGCGTGGCTTGCGCGTAATAGCCATTCCAAATCTTGTGACAGGAAGTCATCTATCCGCATGCCGTGATGCATCATCATGTCATGCGCCAATTTTAAAAAGCCTATTCTTGCGTCGCCGGGGCTTCGTTTTCCGTCGCCACCGGAGTACCGAAAAAAGCGCTTGAAATACCACTCTCTATTTCCTTAAACGCCGCAGTCACTTCCTCGAGGTCTGCTTTTTCCAGTTTCTTCCTGTCAATTTTCATTACGTCGGACAAAAAATCATATCTCGCATCAAAAAACTGCTTTGTGAGGATTTTATCGCCTGCCGCCTCGATGTAATCCAATAGCCTAAGCCAATCTTCCCCCGTAAATCCTTTTTTTACATAGTCTTTGCCGTCAATAACAATTTTTATCTCTTTCATGTTCCCTCCGTATT
It encodes the following:
- a CDS encoding tail fiber domain-containing protein is translated as MALNGLIFDRRNNTAKNWRSILAEIMGDGIIGSGCEVTSTSNSITVGGGHFILKGAVIENNGADTIPVTPTLTDGYVRLICRIDLTQEASETGPGQVGWVTDFSATPTFPALVQEDINGTGSVYEGEIAVLQIVSGNITGITRQIGAAEIDAEKLGGKAAVLYALAADVLKNSGAQVLDGSLDASGNIIAPNFRIDVADGSMWFTGGSRRFRIHYDSGNNLYFHVYNADGTSVVATPLYISAAGEVVAPTINATGALKSQGTYNRTTTAAANTHISDSASGHHFYRSTSSQRWKTNINAADLEEIRKVLLKILVVNFTSLCECDDPDKVHTGFIAEQLAEIDRRMATYGTDDDGNEQVEGFDSNELISRTVAGWQIHEMEINGIKAKAAKFDALSALLVSKGILTQEEIDGLGDKA
- a CDS encoding phage distal tail protein domain-containing protein, translating into MRKLYLVDGTGRERSLQSDIEFMWEPSGLGFAENREYAQVEYGFFIESSKDFEQPEIGGTLVFWSKTQEPYQTYHEFVDWVQGAQDMQLKYVPYPGRELYMDVSLDGLERTEKTLYGTLECPVVFHGTSPYHKKNPLTFLFQTDSTVNPMRFTFKFPFKFSDSGAGDAQVFTPQGHFPAAMELTVNGPCSNIYFKAEDNATGELIGALDLSGVSVEAGDRIYYSSRPNADGVWKVSGNTRTDLVESLNENVANFFTLPVGKEVRATLAADTAPAYGKVTRIGGNSVQEAGENMPSPEHPSEIESVGDGGAIDITVNGSKAVSIPIDQPLRALRDADGNITAQDHVDADAGGTVRNVEFVEFNGTENWAVAGASSTDYIAAYIVIPEKKAGMMNLMSSHFQIKEMGVTNPQSNFMRGANSSSAVYLSIAKAALDEWDESFSDAEKAALIKAWLAAQKAAGTPVKVQYGLAEPTRTSIEAPGIFETKQGTNTVETDGVKGTLSVQAGNTTYSGETVTFDVEPIIHTLHVHEYFKG
- a CDS encoding phage tail tape measure protein; the protein is MQNGIVGRLLVEITANMDGLQSGLQKAEKASENSQNKMQNSWTTAAQKMNSIGNKLTLGVTAPLVAGGLAAIKYASDLEETSQKVDVVFGKSADSVKEWAGTAVEQMGLAKETAMSAASTYGNMADGMGIASDTGLEMAMSLTQLSADLASFNNTSQETARIALNSVFTGETETLKQYGIVMTQTNLQQFAMQQGITKNIQSMTQAEQVQLRYNYVLANTTNAQGDFARTSDSVANQTRMAKEQFKEAAAMLGQNLLPAATGILKTVNGMLKGFNSLDKGTQKLIITLGGIAIAAGPVMKIGSGAITTVQKLYSAVQKFKKPIEELPKTLTKTSSFVDEFGNSLTHTQTAAQNTGTAIPAIGAGAKAAEPGVKSFGATLNSALGIIGLVGWQ
- a CDS encoding SHOCT domain-containing protein, yielding MESNRIKTVADMQKAENDFLKKVNFVEDFGLEFTDEKSFTRCFLISKDRRFYCTPIMSNPIFRVEKLDDVVDVSISENNAQVQGLHDMMVGNALLGAPGALATGLGKGGKVNDLHLDIVLKSTRDAHMRIDLIDDPVRIKSDMYQVVILTAEKIYAQLKSAIASSPDSLSSADEIRKFKELADDGIITQEEFEAKKKQLLGL